The genomic region TAGACAACCAACAAATGGATCCTCAAAGGTATAAAATGTTTATCTGTATACCGCAAAAATGATATGGCTCGCTGTTTCTGAAATTGTCCCTGTCATCTTTATATAACTCCTCTCTGAAGGAAGTTGATGATGATTAAAATACTCAAAGGACAATTTTTAACATCAAAGTTACATGATCCCATAAACCGGCAAAATTCATGTAGCTAAGCAAGCGAAGTTGGATTTTCAACCATCTAACTGTACATTATCTGAGTTACAAACTTTATATTTCCCATTTTCATCTCCTAAGTCATACGGCTGAAAAATAATTCACATAAAATGCTTCTGTATTTAAGTGATTCAACTAGATATGAATCCAAACAAAAGAAAACACAATACAATTAGCAGTAAAACAGGTATCACAGGAAAGCAAGTGGTTATAATCTCCATGACTAGAAAGTGTACAAAGACATATAATTGCTGAGAGGCTGACCTGAAAGTCTGAAACGGAAACAAGCTACTACTCCATCCTCATCTATCCAACATCTGTGACCAAAGGAGACCATAGACAGTTCATGTCAACCAAACACTAAAAGCGTGGTACCAACATGAATAAGGAACGCAAATTACGTGACTCCCTGCAGCTTATCGATTAATACATATATATATCTTTGCCATTTATTTTCGTTATTATATGTCGTTCTGCACGGAAGCCCTTCAGATCTCCTACACATGGCGTGTAACAAACTGTGATCGATGGTCAGCATAAACTTTGCAGCCCACTGCACTGACTGAACTAACAGGACTCGGACTCAGACAATGGAGCAGCAGGTGACTCCCCATGATCGTCGTCGACAACTTCATCAGTCTCAGCCACTGCAGAGCTAGAAGACGAGCCCTCATCGAGCTTGAGCTCAACCATGCCACCATGCCTCGTTTTCTGTGCTTTCCTCCTGCCTCTCCTGTCCCTCCACTTCACAGCACCACCACTCGATGATCCCTCATGTGAGCTCTGGCCTGTATCTCCTCCACCCAGATTAGCAGCAATTGTCTTCCCATTGACTTGATGATCAGATAACCCCCTGTGACTGTCCCATGCAGATAGCGCGAGTGGCCAGACCCAACGAACCGCGAGCAGGGAGAGAATGACATAGACCCAGAAAGAGAGCCACACACACATTGTCCATTTCAAGCTGCGCGCCACGGCCTTGAACCATGGAAGCGCAGTTTGCACGGTGATCTCTGCTCTGTACACCTGGGGCAGGTGCACTGTCATGGCTCTTGGCTGCAGAGAGACTCTGATGAGCCGTGTCCTCTTGTGACGGCCGTGGCCTTCCCAGTACTGCAGGAGCTTCAGCGTCGCCGACTGGCTCTCGCTGCGCATGCCCAAGGCGAGCGGCACGATTGTCAGCGCGGACTGTGCTAGCCGCACCGGAGCGCTCTTGTACCGCAGCATGTATGGCTGGGTGGCTGATGcgatggtgcttccacttggggtGATGGCCTCTGTTTTAATCTGAATGTGAGGTTTTAACAGATGGGAAGTCAATAGGTTGCAGATGATCAGGTGAAATTCCAAGAGATTTGGGCTGCGAATTTGGACCTGGAACACGCCAATCTGACGGTTGTGGTCGGAGTCGGGCAGCAGCAGCGATATGGACACCCTGACGGAGTGTCCCGCCGGGGGGCAGAGGGCCACGgcggcgctcggctgcggctcggtgTAGTCGAAGTAGAGCGGCTGGTGCACGGTGACCGGGTCCTCCACCCAGTGCCGGATAAGGACGAAGCCGAGCAGCAGGGACGCGACTAACGCGACCGCCAGGGCCGCGAAGGTGAAGGCCGCGGCGAGCACGCCCACGGCGGCGCGCCGGGCGAGGGAGGCCGCAGCCGCAGGGACGGCGCGCAGCTCGCCCACGAGCGTCGCGCCGGGGAGGACCACGAGGGTGAGGACCGCGGAGATGACGCGCTCGCCGAGGAAGGCAACCAGCCGGATGAGCCAGCCTGCCGGTACGGCGAGGAGGAAGAGAAGGGTGTCGCCGGCAGCGGTGGGCGGTCCGGCGGCCGGCAAGAAggggtagtggtggtggtggttgtacGTGGACGGGTGGTGGGGTCCTGGATCCATCGGGGATGAGCTGCAGGTTAACAGGTGTACACCAGGAGCCTAGCACCGTACTACGTAGGGAATGGAGCGAACTAGGCGAAGGTTCGAGGGCGCATGCAGTAGCCATGTCCAGCTGCTCGAGGATGACGAGGTACACGTGGAAGGAGGGGTCCACGTGTCGCATGCATGCCTCCATGCAGATCGATCATGGGCAACCGCTCTGTCGCCGTCCACGTAATCTCTCACCAGTCAGCAGTTGATAACCACCGAGTTTGGGAGCATACACATCACAACAGGAACATTCTAAACAAATTATCCAGTACACAAATAATACTGTTGAAACAATAGGATAGTAGCATAAATAATGGGAAATACACATGAGCCCTTGGGTGCTCCACCCCTATATAAATATTAAATTAAAAAATACCAGGAAAATTCAGAAAAACGTGAAATCTTGGGATATCAAACTTGGGTGACCAATCTACTCCCGTGTGAAGTTTCATGAAAAAAATACCATGAAATGTATATATGGCGAAGAAAATACAGTCCAACCTATGATCCATCCAGACAATTCTTTTCTGGTATTTTTTTCAAGGAACTTCACGCTGGAGTTTATTGGGCACACAGTTTGATATCCAAAATcccagattttttttattttccccgGTATTTTTTTAATTTAATGTTCatatagggggtgcgcccaggagcTCCAAATCTTCTTCCCATAAATAATACTCTACTTGACAAATCTTCTTTTGGAAACTTATGCTGTATAGTGAATGAAATAATCTTCACAAATAAAAACCAGGAAGATGCCATTTACATCAGTGTATGATATCTACAAGCTCAATTCATTTTCCTTAAGGATCGTACTCCCACCAAGAAATGGAAGATGTTTCTTTTTACAGCGAAAGAAAGGGAGATGTTAATTACCTCTGTACAAAAATTAATTCAGAATTCATCATTGTTTTCTGTTGATTTTGTGATGGGTAACGACCATCTGCCCAAATGGGCCGTGTAATTCGTGCATCTGACGATACCTCCTCCTTTCGGCCCATCTGGAAAATCGATCACGCTGATGCTGCCGTCGTCCAGATGAAAAGATGGCATGTAATCCATTGTTAGGTTCAGACACCTGCAGAGCAGTCCTAGGTGGATGGCAGGATGGCCGATGGCGACAACGACTTGGTCTGACTCAGCACCATCATCCTCTGGCAATTCGTTTACCAAAGCTTGCCATGCATCCTCTGACTGAGCCCACAATGTCTTTAGCTTTTGGTGTTCCATGCCGCCCATCCAACCAGACTGAACTATCTGTTCAAGGCTCTGCAGAGAACGGGGGGATTGTTAATTTTCAGCCCCGGAAATGTGAAATGTTTATGTTTGGTTTTGTAAAGTTTCCGAGTAACAGTCTAATTTCCCTTAGAGAAAGGTGCCAGCCAATGTGCGCATGAGATAGCTTTAACAATAAAAGGAAGTATATGATCATTGCTAATAGTAGTTCTGAATTACAGATGTCATGGTGTCTTCGTAATGAATTCATCTCAATGACGTTTCAGCCTTTCAGGACATATAAAAGGCCTTCAAAGTAGAGCTAGTGTAATGCCGCTCATCATAACCACAGAAACTGTAAATGGTCTAACCTTTTGCTTTGTTAGAAAGGCATCATCAATTTCGAGTCCAAGCAAATTCTTCATTTCAACGTAACGAGGCACACAGTCAGCACCTAAGCAATCAGCAGCCTCTTGGACCTGCAAGTGACTCCATGAGATCAGATCGCGCAGGTGAAAAATTGGTACAAATAAGATAGAAAGCAACTAACTAAATGTTGCGGTTAGTGAAACTTATATTTACCTCACATATGGCAGTTGCGGTATCAACAGCTGCGACTTGTGGGCTACAGATAATACTGTTCACCTTCAGATCTAGAAGCAGTTCCGCGGTCTTCTGAGCCTGAAAGTGTGTGACCGAATATGAGCTTAGCTGTTGTACTGGAAAGGAAATAAATTGGTGCTGTACGACAGACAAAATGTGAATTACCTGTATAACACCCAGCATGTTCAGCGGTGCATAACCCACTCCGCCTAAACTACCCTGGAGTTCAAAAGGACATTATATGTAACTCAAAAGAGTACAAATGGTGCGGTGTGCTATTAAAGATATATAGTTTTCACTGCCATAGGTGTCTAGATCATTAATTCTAGGAATTAGAAAATAAGATCCTGGTGCCTTCACGGCTTGATCCCAAGAACAAGTGCAACTTTCTTCATGCATGCGTGCACACAAGGAAAATCCATACCTCAGAACTGCTCTGTGTAGCCCCTTGACAAACTAGAATGATCCGCTTGCTCGACTTTCTACCTGCAGAACTTTCGGCAGAAATAGGAGAGTTCGGGGTCTGTACAAAATACAAACATGAGCAAAAGACTAAACCACATTTTTCATTTGTTTGATTACTTCATCTCTGTTTTCTCTGGAAACATATGTGTTGTCTTATTAAAACAGTGGAAATAAGCCATCATGCTTGCTCATAAGTGCTAGAAACTGACATGACAAATAACAATAATAATTCATCTATTACTtcgcaagaagcctgaaaaaagAGGACACCTCACAACAAGTCAACATTGTCAAACAATGGTATTGAGACAGATAAGTAATGCTCGGTGGTTGAAATATGTCATTAATAATAATAGCAAGTAAGTGCAGTGGAATCGACAACTTTCATTAACATTAGTTGCATTCCTGCAACTATCTAGAAGCAGAGGAAATATGCTCAATGCAATTTTTCCATACTGAAGATGTATTGTTGCTTCAAAGTTCAAACTTCC from Triticum aestivum cultivar Chinese Spring chromosome 4A, IWGSC CS RefSeq v2.1, whole genome shotgun sequence harbors:
- the LOC123086359 gene encoding seipin-1, coding for MDPGPHHPSTYNHHHHYPFLPAAGPPTAAGDTLLFLLAVPAGWLIRLVAFLGERVISAVLTLVVLPGATLVGELRAVPAAAASLARRAAVGVLAAAFTFAALAVALVASLLLGFVLIRHWVEDPVTVHQPLYFDYTEPQPSAAVALCPPAGHSVRVSISLLLPDSDHNRQIGVFQIKTEAITPSGSTIASATQPYMLRYKSAPVRLAQSALTIVPLALGMRSESQSATLKLLQYWEGHGRHKRTRLIRVSLQPRAMTVHLPQVYRAEITVQTALPWFKAVARSLKWTMCVWLSFWVYVILSLLAVRWVWPLALSAWDSHRGLSDHQVNGKTIAANLGGGDTGQSSHEGSSSGGAVKWRDRRGRRKAQKTRHGGMVELKLDEGSSSSSAVAETDEVVDDDHGESPAAPLSESESC